A section of the Hyalangium minutum genome encodes:
- a CDS encoding DUF6896 domain-containing protein, which translates to MSEGTAEAGCVALLRRFVSLQAELVKAWLLFHPGGLDPWASTRVARHGEVFVRGERWHFHRHGGGVDFTGDESRRVVDVHRAAGTPELFDTWRLMLYFESLNMNTVRVGAREFPTDDERSLDQWLQELEKLGLVARDRTDAQLWRISMAN; encoded by the coding sequence GTGTCGGAAGGCACAGCCGAAGCGGGATGCGTGGCGCTGCTGCGCCGGTTCGTCTCGCTCCAGGCCGAGCTGGTGAAGGCCTGGCTCCTGTTCCATCCGGGGGGGCTGGACCCATGGGCCTCGACGCGGGTGGCTCGCCACGGCGAGGTCTTCGTGCGGGGCGAGCGCTGGCATTTCCACCGCCATGGCGGGGGCGTGGACTTTACGGGCGATGAGTCCCGGCGGGTGGTGGACGTGCACCGGGCCGCGGGCACGCCCGAGCTCTTCGACACGTGGCGGCTGATGCTCTACTTCGAGTCCCTCAACATGAACACCGTGAGGGTGGGAGCCCGCGAGTTCCCCACGGATGACGAGCGCTCGCTCGATCAGTGGCTGCAGGAACTGGAGAAGCTGGGCCTCGTCGCGAGGGACCGGACGGATGCCCAGCTGTGGCGGATCTCCATGGCGAACTGA
- the mfd gene encoding transcription-repair coupling factor gives MTPVPGGDPFAQALERLQPGARVRTQGVHGAARGYVLARLSHSLQVPLVCVAADEEAADALAHDLAFFLGGSGSLLEPKVLRLPADEVLPYDELSPEPTAVSERLGTLFHLSQGTRFPAVVLSLRALLRKVLPPSTMRELSDLVKVGQDFDRDSMARKLASMGYQSSPLVEDPGTFSVRGGILDVFSPLYERPVRLEFFGDTIESIRAFDPDTQRTVDSLKEVFLVPAREVMLTEQTRPRAEATARAAADRINLPTIKLRERLDALREGLPGFGLEGLMPSFFEGGLGTVFDYLRLWAKDPLFYFDDPVGLDRAASELWEELEQSFQAATERQDLTLPPPEHFLTREQADAQLSHLKARVVEGGGLALTPSELPPVMFSFGSTQDLREAILAHHGEEGALTPLVERLQRWREMRVACAIACGTLSQADRLKRLLLERNVMVRIHHEALEDVTRLYEPSIFAHLFTGEVSHGFVDGSGGLALLADEEIFGVRARRRVRRSKRADAFAAGFKDLKEGDLIVHTDFGIGRYAGLTKMQVQGVPGDFLVLEYAGKDKIYLPVSRMRLIQKFTGGDPANVQLDKLGTASWEKTKKRVKEQLLKMAAELLQMAAARKAHPGHAFTAPDRYFHQFEADFEFEETPDQAKAIEDVLADMQKPTPMDRLVCGDVGYGKTEVAMRAAFKATLDRKQVAVLVPTTVLAQQHFLSFKKRFEGYPVNVEVISGLKKPPEVREVLKRAKEGRVDILIGTHKLLAGDVAFKDLGLLVVDEEQRFGVKQKEQLKRLRTQVDVLTLTATPIPRTLHMSMSGVRDMSIIATPPQDRRAIRTFVMKFDPPVIKEAIEREVARGGQVFFVHNRVQSLPSMERLLKELVPNVSVGVAHGQMGEGQLERVMLQFTEKKFQVLLCTSIIESGIDISSANTMIVNRADAFGLAQLYQLRGRVGRSKERAYAYLLVPARRTVTKDAQRRLEVLQNFTELGAGFSIASHDLEIRGAGNLLGEKQSGAIAEIGFDMYAQLLEEAVSELQGQPVRAQIEPDINLSLAALIPDDYVPDVHQRLVFYKRFSQASHPDEVTDLRAELVDRYGEAPDEVDNLSEQTLLKIDMRDIRLRALESGAGRLVVTLGADALLDGHKLAALVQRSKGLYRLTPDLKLIAKVPEGTKGQALVVEAKKVLRDLHTCAQPQA, from the coding sequence ATGACGCCTGTCCCGGGAGGAGACCCCTTCGCGCAAGCACTGGAGCGGCTCCAACCGGGCGCTCGGGTGCGGACTCAAGGTGTGCACGGAGCGGCACGCGGGTATGTGCTCGCCCGCCTGTCCCACAGCCTTCAGGTACCACTCGTCTGTGTGGCAGCGGACGAAGAGGCAGCCGACGCCCTGGCCCATGACCTGGCCTTCTTCCTGGGAGGCAGCGGCTCCCTGCTGGAGCCCAAGGTGCTGCGCCTGCCCGCGGACGAGGTGCTGCCCTATGACGAGCTCTCACCTGAACCCACTGCGGTCAGTGAGCGCCTCGGCACCCTCTTCCACCTGAGCCAGGGCACACGCTTTCCGGCGGTGGTGCTCTCCCTGCGGGCCCTGCTGCGCAAGGTGCTCCCGCCCTCGACCATGCGCGAGCTATCGGATCTGGTGAAGGTGGGCCAGGACTTCGACCGGGACTCCATGGCCCGCAAGCTCGCCTCCATGGGCTACCAGTCGAGCCCCCTGGTGGAAGACCCAGGCACCTTCTCCGTGCGCGGCGGCATCCTGGATGTCTTCAGTCCGCTGTACGAGCGCCCCGTCCGGCTCGAGTTCTTCGGGGACACCATCGAGTCCATCCGTGCGTTCGATCCGGACACGCAGCGCACGGTGGACTCGCTGAAAGAGGTGTTCCTGGTTCCAGCGCGCGAGGTGATGCTCACCGAGCAGACGCGCCCACGCGCCGAGGCCACAGCCCGAGCAGCAGCGGACCGGATCAACCTGCCCACCATCAAGCTGCGCGAGCGGCTCGATGCCCTCCGCGAGGGCCTGCCCGGCTTCGGCCTGGAGGGCCTGATGCCCAGCTTCTTCGAGGGTGGGCTCGGCACCGTCTTCGACTACCTGCGGCTTTGGGCAAAGGACCCGCTCTTCTACTTCGATGATCCGGTGGGCTTAGATCGCGCCGCGAGCGAGCTGTGGGAGGAGCTGGAGCAGTCCTTCCAAGCAGCGACCGAGCGGCAGGACCTCACGCTCCCGCCGCCCGAGCACTTCCTCACGCGTGAGCAGGCGGATGCGCAGCTCTCTCACCTGAAGGCGCGCGTGGTGGAGGGCGGCGGACTGGCGCTCACGCCGAGCGAATTGCCGCCGGTGATGTTCTCCTTCGGCAGCACCCAGGATCTGCGCGAGGCCATCCTGGCGCACCACGGCGAGGAGGGTGCCCTCACGCCGCTGGTGGAGCGGCTGCAACGGTGGCGGGAGATGCGCGTGGCCTGCGCGATCGCCTGCGGCACGCTGAGCCAGGCGGACCGGCTCAAGCGCCTGCTGCTGGAGCGCAACGTGATGGTCCGCATCCATCACGAGGCCCTCGAGGATGTGACCCGGCTGTACGAGCCCTCCATCTTCGCCCACCTCTTCACGGGTGAGGTGAGCCACGGCTTCGTGGATGGCTCGGGTGGGCTGGCGCTGCTGGCGGACGAGGAGATCTTCGGCGTCAGGGCCCGGAGGCGCGTGCGCCGCTCGAAGCGGGCGGATGCTTTCGCCGCGGGCTTCAAGGATCTGAAGGAAGGAGACCTGATCGTCCACACCGACTTCGGCATTGGCCGCTACGCGGGCCTGACGAAGATGCAGGTGCAGGGCGTGCCGGGGGACTTCCTCGTCCTGGAGTACGCGGGGAAGGACAAGATCTACCTGCCCGTGAGCCGCATGCGGCTCATCCAGAAGTTCACGGGTGGAGACCCCGCGAACGTCCAGCTGGACAAGCTGGGCACCGCGAGCTGGGAGAAGACGAAGAAGCGCGTCAAGGAGCAGCTGCTCAAGATGGCGGCGGAGCTGCTGCAGATGGCCGCCGCGCGCAAGGCGCACCCGGGCCACGCCTTCACGGCGCCGGACCGGTACTTCCACCAGTTCGAGGCGGACTTCGAGTTCGAGGAGACGCCAGACCAGGCCAAGGCCATCGAGGACGTGCTGGCGGACATGCAGAAGCCCACGCCCATGGACCGGCTGGTCTGCGGCGACGTGGGCTATGGCAAGACGGAGGTGGCCATGCGCGCCGCCTTCAAAGCCACGCTGGACCGCAAGCAGGTAGCGGTGCTGGTGCCCACCACGGTGCTGGCCCAGCAGCACTTCCTCTCCTTCAAGAAGCGCTTCGAGGGGTACCCCGTCAACGTGGAGGTCATCTCCGGGCTGAAGAAGCCTCCCGAGGTGCGCGAGGTCCTCAAGCGCGCCAAGGAAGGCAGGGTCGACATCCTCATCGGCACGCACAAGCTGCTGGCCGGGGATGTGGCCTTCAAGGACCTGGGGCTGCTCGTGGTGGACGAGGAACAGCGCTTCGGCGTGAAGCAGAAGGAGCAGCTCAAGCGGCTGCGCACCCAGGTGGACGTGCTCACGCTGACGGCGACGCCCATCCCTCGCACGCTGCACATGTCCATGTCCGGCGTGCGCGACATGAGCATCATCGCCACGCCGCCGCAGGACCGGCGCGCCATCCGCACCTTCGTGATGAAGTTCGATCCGCCGGTCATCAAGGAGGCCATCGAGCGCGAGGTGGCGCGCGGCGGACAGGTGTTCTTCGTCCACAACCGCGTGCAATCCCTGCCCTCGATGGAGCGGCTGCTCAAGGAGCTGGTGCCGAACGTCAGCGTCGGCGTGGCACACGGGCAGATGGGCGAGGGCCAGCTCGAGAGGGTGATGCTGCAGTTCACCGAGAAGAAGTTCCAGGTGCTGCTGTGCACCTCCATCATCGAGAGCGGCATCGACATCTCCAGCGCCAACACGATGATCGTCAACCGGGCGGATGCCTTCGGCCTGGCGCAGCTCTACCAGCTCCGCGGCCGCGTGGGCCGCTCCAAGGAGCGCGCGTACGCGTACCTGCTGGTGCCCGCCCGGCGGACCGTCACCAAGGACGCGCAGCGGCGCCTGGAGGTGCTGCAGAACTTCACCGAGCTGGGCGCGGGCTTCTCCATCGCCAGCCATGACCTGGAGATCCGCGGCGCGGGCAATCTGCTGGGCGAGAAGCAATCGGGCGCCATCGCGGAGATTGGCTTCGACATGTACGCGCAGCTGCTGGAGGAGGCGGTGTCCGAGCTGCAGGGCCAGCCAGTGCGCGCGCAGATCGAGCCGGACATCAACCTGTCCCTGGCGGCGCTCATCCCGGACGACTACGTGCCGGACGTGCACCAGCGGCTCGTCTTCTACAAGCGCTTCAGCCAGGCCAGCCACCCGGACGAAGTCACGGACCTGCGCGCCGAGCTGGTGGACCGCTACGGCGAGGCCCCCGACGAGGTGGACAACCTCTCGGAGCAGACGCTGCTGAAGATCGACATGCGGGACATCCGGCTGCGAGCGCTGGAGTCCGGCGCGGGCCGGCTGGTGGTGACGCTGGGCGCGGACGCGCTGCTCGACGGGCACAAGCTGGCCGCGCTGGTGCAGCGCTCCAAGGGGCTCTACCGGCTCACGCCGGACCTGAAGCTCATCGCCAAGGTGCCCGAGGGCACCAAGGGCCAGGCCCTGGTGGTGGAAGCCAAGAAGGTGCTGAGAGATCTGCACACCTGCGCGCAGCCGCAGGCGTGA
- a CDS encoding PAS domain-containing sensor histidine kinase, with amino-acid sequence MKAWSEIKPLAGKSEAPAPDVWVRLRALRSSDGRIIDFECLDSSPRARHGVLRLLPEKGQHLLDEAPWVGECSLFDACVRVVERQVPAMERVSRQTPAGVTWVQARMAPSEGGLTLFLEDVSNQASAERELRRDRDLLNAVVESTTDAVFVKDLLGRYVLLNSAAARAFGRSAEEILGRTDAELLGPQAAAATVAHDRVVFESGQTGTYEDADGGPGFGNIWQSIKGVLRHPDGKVYGLFGISRDVTVRRRQEEEREQEGRFRERFIGVLGHDLGNPLAAIRFSAAALLSRETLTPEVRRMLQRIDSSAERMSRLVKQLLDFTRARMAGGIPLRPSDVSLEEVCRRVIGELELAHRSREVHLEVRGDCHGFWDEERMAQVLSNLVANALQNSPEGTPVSVRLEGVESLQRVEVHNAGAPIPKSLRSQLFEPFHASGNGPGKVARGGLGLGLYIVAQIVQAHGGRVDVSSSLEEGTSFVILLPRSVPAPAGTVEESEARLEPDFAHEGNAARS; translated from the coding sequence ATGAAAGCTTGGAGCGAGATCAAGCCATTGGCGGGCAAGAGCGAAGCGCCTGCACCTGATGTCTGGGTGAGGCTCCGGGCTCTACGTTCGTCCGACGGGCGCATCATCGACTTCGAGTGCCTGGACAGCTCGCCCCGGGCTCGGCACGGTGTGCTCCGGTTGTTGCCCGAGAAGGGCCAGCACTTGCTGGACGAGGCTCCTTGGGTCGGCGAGTGCAGCCTCTTTGACGCGTGCGTCCGGGTGGTGGAGCGGCAGGTGCCGGCCATGGAGCGGGTGAGCCGGCAGACGCCTGCGGGCGTCACCTGGGTGCAGGCGCGGATGGCTCCCAGTGAGGGCGGGCTCACCCTCTTCCTGGAGGATGTGTCGAATCAGGCCTCGGCCGAGAGAGAGCTGCGCCGGGATCGGGATCTGCTCAACGCCGTCGTGGAGAGCACCACGGACGCCGTGTTCGTGAAGGATCTGCTGGGCCGCTATGTGCTGCTCAACTCGGCGGCGGCCCGGGCCTTTGGGCGTTCGGCGGAGGAGATTCTGGGCCGGACCGACGCGGAGCTGCTGGGGCCGCAGGCGGCCGCGGCGACGGTGGCGCATGACCGGGTCGTGTTCGAGTCAGGGCAGACGGGCACCTATGAGGACGCGGATGGAGGTCCGGGCTTTGGCAACATCTGGCAGTCCATCAAGGGCGTGCTCCGCCACCCGGATGGGAAGGTGTATGGCCTGTTTGGCATCAGCCGGGACGTCACCGTGCGGCGGCGGCAGGAGGAGGAGCGGGAGCAGGAGGGACGCTTCCGCGAGCGGTTCATCGGCGTGCTGGGGCACGACTTGGGCAACCCGCTGGCCGCCATCCGCTTCTCCGCCGCGGCGCTGCTGAGCCGGGAGACGCTGACGCCCGAGGTGCGGCGCATGCTGCAGCGCATCGACAGCAGCGCGGAGCGGATGTCCCGGCTGGTGAAGCAGCTGTTGGACTTCACGCGGGCGCGCATGGCGGGCGGCATTCCCCTGCGCCCGAGCGACGTGTCCCTGGAGGAGGTGTGCCGCCGCGTCATCGGCGAGCTAGAGCTGGCGCACCGGAGCCGGGAAGTCCACCTGGAGGTGCGCGGAGACTGCCATGGCTTCTGGGACGAGGAGCGCATGGCGCAGGTGCTCTCCAACCTGGTGGCCAATGCGCTCCAGAACAGCCCGGAGGGCACGCCCGTGAGCGTGCGCCTGGAGGGAGTGGAGTCGCTGCAGCGGGTGGAGGTGCACAACGCGGGAGCGCCCATCCCCAAGTCCCTGCGCTCCCAGCTCTTCGAGCCCTTCCACGCCTCCGGGAATGGCCCTGGCAAGGTGGCGCGGGGGGGCCTGGGGCTGGGGCTCTACATCGTCGCGCAGATCGTCCAGGCCCATGGCGGGCGGGTGGATGTGTCCTCCTCGCTGGAGGAGGGCACCAGCTTCGTCATTCTCCTGCCCCGCTCGGTGCCTGCACCGGCGGGCACGGTGGAGGAGTCCGAGGCGCGGCTCGAGCCAGACTTCGCCCACGAGGGGAACGCGGCCCGGAGCTGA
- a CDS encoding adenylate/guanylate cyclase domain-containing protein, protein MWLIMNPGLLTEKVLPLPEGVTTIGRTEENSVCVLHASLSRRHAQLARKGDQVLITDLGSKNGTFVSEVRVEPRGRELHPGESFRCGEVAFKLMAPVNEPKPTHTQNLRTRFSPAAMEDLLLAAPTPGSSVLKLRQAAPADGRAAEKLQVLLKVSQLLSSLGPIDELLERIIQLVFRILEVDRAAVFLVDPATGTLRPRVARLSSGEVPSGPFYSHHVVDYVRKHSVAALFADARVDPRLEGASSVMMQAIQASMCVPLKPHNEVLGVLYVDNRSQANGFAQEDLEFLTAFANQAAIALESSMLSQRLAEEAALRTTYQRFFSAPVIKKLHSSQGAQLERVETEVTVLFSDISGFTSLSSTLHPMQVMDLLNEYYPVMADIVFRYEGTLEKYIGDALMAIWGAPFSQPDDADRALRASVEMQHALTDLNAKWKSQGRQELKIHVGLNTGRVAAGNIGSEHYLQYATIGDTTNVASRICSAANDGEICLAETTFQRLRERSWPLTKLPPVQVKGKVEPLTLYRVDWNATPRK, encoded by the coding sequence ATGTGGCTCATCATGAATCCCGGCCTGCTCACGGAGAAGGTACTGCCCCTTCCCGAGGGCGTGACGACCATTGGGCGCACGGAGGAGAACAGCGTCTGCGTGCTCCACGCCAGCCTGTCCCGCCGCCACGCGCAGCTCGCCCGAAAGGGCGACCAGGTGCTCATCACCGACCTGGGCAGCAAGAACGGCACGTTCGTCAGTGAGGTCCGGGTCGAGCCGCGCGGACGGGAGCTCCACCCAGGCGAGTCCTTCCGCTGCGGCGAGGTGGCCTTCAAGCTCATGGCCCCCGTCAACGAGCCGAAGCCCACCCACACCCAGAACCTGCGGACCCGCTTCTCGCCCGCGGCGATGGAGGATCTGCTCCTGGCGGCCCCGACGCCCGGCAGCTCCGTGCTGAAGCTGCGGCAGGCGGCCCCAGCCGACGGCCGCGCCGCGGAGAAGCTCCAGGTGCTGCTCAAGGTGAGCCAGCTGCTCTCCTCCCTGGGCCCCATCGACGAGCTGCTCGAGCGCATCATCCAGCTCGTCTTCCGAATCCTCGAGGTGGACCGCGCCGCCGTCTTCCTGGTGGACCCGGCCACCGGCACGCTCCGTCCCCGGGTGGCACGGCTGTCCTCGGGCGAGGTGCCCTCGGGCCCGTTCTACAGCCACCACGTGGTGGACTACGTGCGCAAGCACAGCGTGGCCGCGCTCTTCGCGGACGCGCGTGTGGATCCCCGCCTGGAGGGTGCCTCCTCCGTCATGATGCAGGCCATCCAGGCCTCCATGTGCGTGCCGCTCAAGCCTCACAACGAGGTGCTGGGCGTGCTGTACGTGGACAACCGCTCCCAGGCCAACGGCTTCGCCCAGGAGGACCTGGAGTTCCTCACCGCCTTCGCCAACCAGGCTGCCATCGCCCTGGAGAGCTCCATGCTCTCCCAGCGGCTCGCGGAGGAAGCGGCCCTGCGCACCACCTACCAGCGCTTCTTCTCCGCCCCCGTCATCAAGAAGCTGCATAGCAGCCAGGGCGCTCAACTGGAGCGAGTCGAGACGGAGGTGACGGTCCTCTTCTCGGACATCAGCGGCTTCACCTCGCTGTCCTCCACCCTGCACCCCATGCAGGTGATGGATTTGCTCAACGAGTACTACCCGGTGATGGCAGACATCGTCTTCCGCTACGAGGGGACGCTGGAGAAGTACATCGGCGACGCGCTCATGGCCATCTGGGGCGCGCCGTTTTCCCAGCCAGATGACGCGGACCGCGCGCTGCGCGCCTCCGTGGAGATGCAGCACGCGCTCACGGACCTGAACGCGAAGTGGAAGAGCCAGGGCCGCCAGGAGCTGAAGATCCACGTGGGCCTGAACACGGGCCGCGTCGCCGCAGGCAACATCGGCTCCGAGCACTACCTGCAGTACGCCACCATTGGAGACACCACCAACGTGGCCAGCCGCATCTGCAGCGCCGCCAACGATGGAGAGATCTGCCTCGCCGAGACCACCTTCCAGCGCCTGCGGGAGCGCTCGTGGCCGCTGACGAAGCTGCCCCCCGTGCAGGTGAAGGGCAAGGTGGAGCCCCTCACGCTCTACCGCGTGGACTGGAACGCCACACCCCGGAAGTGA
- a CDS encoding Crp/Fnr family transcriptional regulator, with protein sequence MSYAQLLAGISIFENLQTDELDQLSALLRSRRYARNEVIFHQGDVGTALYIVRKGQVAIRLSSDEGKEAILALLDRGDVFGELSLLDDEPRSTDAVARDEVDLLTLQREDFRRFLEERPHLAMKLLSALTRMVRRVTQLIHDATFLDARTRLVRVLLDLAEQQGKPGADGLVINQKLTQSELANLCGLTRESTNKWLRFYVREGLLSYEGGKITLVKPERLSQEAE encoded by the coding sequence ATGTCCTACGCACAATTGCTGGCAGGAATTTCCATCTTCGAGAACCTGCAGACCGACGAGCTGGACCAACTGTCCGCGCTCCTTCGCTCCCGCCGCTATGCCCGCAATGAGGTCATCTTCCATCAGGGGGATGTGGGCACGGCGCTCTACATCGTCCGAAAGGGGCAGGTGGCCATCCGTCTCAGCTCGGACGAGGGGAAGGAGGCCATCCTGGCGCTGCTCGATCGAGGCGATGTCTTCGGCGAGCTGTCCCTGCTGGACGACGAGCCGCGCTCGACGGACGCGGTGGCGCGGGACGAGGTGGACCTGCTGACCCTCCAGCGGGAGGACTTCCGCCGCTTCCTGGAGGAGCGGCCACACCTGGCCATGAAGCTGCTGTCCGCGCTGACGCGCATGGTCCGGCGCGTCACGCAGCTCATTCATGACGCGACGTTCCTGGATGCGCGCACGCGGCTGGTGCGCGTGCTGCTGGACCTGGCCGAGCAGCAGGGAAAGCCCGGCGCGGACGGCCTGGTCATCAACCAGAAGCTGACCCAGTCCGAGCTGGCCAACCTGTGCGGCCTCACCCGCGAGAGCACCAACAAGTGGCTGCGCTTCTACGTGCGCGAGGGCCTGCTCTCGTACGAGGGCGGCAAGATTACGCTGGTGAAGCCCGAGCGGCTCAGCCAGGAGGCGGAGTGA
- a CDS encoding adenylate/guanylate cyclase domain-containing protein has product MWLIVNPGLLDEQQHALPEGHTTIGRTDENSVRVLHMSLSRRHARLERTGDRVILVDLGSKNGTLVNGTRVDRFALQDGDSFQCGDVQFKLSSSQGAFEPTHVQGLNTRFSPLTMEEMLELDRAPGSASALRLRPAREADARSAEKLRVLLKVSQMLSSLGPIDGLLERILKLVFQILEVDRVAILLVDPATGALRPRVARLSTGELPSGSFYSQHVVDYVRMRSVAALFSDAREDPRLDGASSVMLQSIRSAMCVPLKPQDQVLGVLYVDNQAQANRFTEEDLEFLTAFANQAAIALENSMLSQRVAEEAVLRNAYLRFFPPTVIKKLQSDKQAHLDIVETEVTVLFSDISGFTALSSTLNPRQVVDLLNDYFPVMADIVFRYEGTLEKYIGDALMAVWGAPFSQPEDADRALRAAVDMQRALADLNARWRAQGQTELKIHVGLNTGRVAAGNIGSEQYLQYATIGDATNVASRICDATPAGEIRMAESTFRRVKERSWPLTKLPPVQVKGKQEPLTLYRVDWRDGSTQ; this is encoded by the coding sequence ATGTGGCTGATCGTGAACCCAGGCCTGCTCGACGAGCAGCAGCACGCGCTGCCTGAAGGGCACACAACCATCGGCCGCACGGACGAGAACAGCGTCCGGGTGCTCCACATGAGCCTGTCGCGCCGGCACGCCAGGCTGGAGCGCACCGGGGACCGCGTCATCCTGGTGGACCTGGGCAGCAAGAACGGCACGCTCGTCAACGGCACCCGGGTGGACCGTTTCGCGCTGCAGGACGGGGACTCGTTCCAGTGTGGGGACGTGCAGTTCAAGCTCTCGTCCTCGCAAGGGGCCTTCGAGCCCACCCATGTGCAGGGGCTGAACACACGGTTCTCGCCTCTGACGATGGAGGAAATGCTGGAGCTGGACCGCGCGCCCGGGAGTGCCTCGGCGCTGCGGCTGAGGCCCGCGCGGGAGGCGGACGCCCGCTCCGCCGAGAAGCTGCGGGTGCTCCTCAAGGTGAGCCAGATGCTGTCCTCGCTGGGTCCCATCGACGGGCTGCTGGAGCGCATCCTCAAGCTGGTGTTCCAGATCCTCGAGGTGGACCGGGTGGCCATCCTGCTGGTGGACCCGGCCACCGGAGCACTGCGGCCCCGGGTGGCGCGGCTGTCCACGGGGGAGCTGCCCTCGGGCTCGTTCTACAGCCAGCACGTGGTGGACTACGTGCGCATGCGCAGCGTGGCCGCGCTCTTCTCGGACGCGCGCGAGGATCCCCGGCTGGATGGGGCCTCGTCGGTGATGTTGCAGTCCATCCGCTCGGCCATGTGCGTGCCGCTCAAGCCGCAGGACCAGGTGCTGGGCGTGCTGTACGTGGACAACCAGGCCCAGGCCAACCGCTTCACCGAGGAAGACCTAGAGTTCCTCACCGCCTTCGCCAACCAAGCCGCCATCGCCTTGGAGAACTCGATGCTGTCGCAGCGGGTGGCGGAGGAGGCGGTGCTGCGCAACGCGTACCTGCGCTTCTTCCCGCCCACGGTCATCAAGAAGCTGCAGAGCGACAAGCAGGCGCACCTGGACATCGTCGAGACAGAGGTGACGGTCCTCTTCTCGGACATCAGCGGCTTCACGGCGCTGTCCTCCACGCTGAACCCGCGGCAGGTGGTGGACCTGCTCAATGATTACTTCCCGGTGATGGCGGACATCGTCTTCCGCTACGAGGGGACGTTGGAGAAGTACATCGGCGACGCGCTGATGGCGGTGTGGGGCGCGCCGTTCTCGCAGCCCGAGGACGCGGACCGGGCGCTGCGCGCGGCGGTGGACATGCAACGCGCGCTGGCGGACCTGAACGCGCGCTGGCGGGCGCAGGGCCAGACCGAGCTGAAGATCCACGTGGGGCTGAACACGGGCCGAGTGGCCGCGGGCAACATCGGCTCCGAGCAGTATCTGCAGTACGCAACGATTGGGGATGCCACCAACGTGGCCAGCCGCATCTGCGATGCCACGCCCGCGGGGGAGATCCGCATGGCGGAGAGCACCTTCCGGCGGGTGAAGGAGCGCTCGTGGCCGCTGACGAAGCTGCCGCCCGTGCAGGTGAAGGGCAAGCAGGAGCCGCTCACGCTGTACCGGGTGGATTGGCGCGACGGCTCCACGCAGTGA
- a CDS encoding cyclic nucleotide-binding domain-containing protein, with product MSKPNYLSFRIAQAPTSSSSEQRPGSRPSAPRLAPVSALPTVNALMLRRAKDQGTARLAEGKLEAALTAFQEVAKAAPGEPLHRQKVAEVLQRLGRTTEAIAEYEAAAEMWARTGWLLRAIALCKVILQLDPGHTRTQSLLATLHTRREHSRSQAQRQESSAPVPPGLLQRRPTLVPVPASSREPMLPIPFFSSLGREAFLEVLAGVERRVCKPGELIVPEGSPGTSMFIIVEGEVKVVRKGLTSQPLMLAKMGEGEFFGEMALLYEGTRLSTVVATSECVLLEFSRKRMETIAARFPQLNQVVHRLYRQRLLANALRSNPLFAAWPEDLQQAVSEAFSPVSVAEGEEILTRGKPAQALYLVLRGRCVAFHQHVDGHETPYPEMAEGDLFGEISLFRSKLATASVRATTSCVLLKLDSASLERLLPHHPMLRQELQRLGAERMLRTTMLLCGRPIPVGDTRV from the coding sequence ATGTCCAAGCCGAACTACCTTTCGTTCCGTATCGCGCAGGCTCCTACCTCCTCCTCTTCGGAGCAACGCCCGGGCAGCCGTCCGTCCGCCCCGCGTCTGGCGCCGGTGAGCGCACTCCCCACCGTGAATGCCCTCATGCTGCGCCGCGCCAAGGACCAGGGCACGGCGCGGCTCGCCGAGGGCAAGCTGGAGGCGGCGCTCACCGCGTTCCAGGAGGTGGCGAAGGCGGCCCCCGGCGAGCCGCTCCACCGGCAGAAGGTGGCCGAGGTGCTCCAGCGGCTGGGGCGCACGACGGAGGCCATCGCGGAGTACGAGGCGGCGGCGGAGATGTGGGCCCGGACAGGGTGGCTGCTGCGCGCCATCGCGCTGTGCAAGGTCATCCTCCAACTGGACCCGGGGCACACCCGCACCCAGTCGCTGCTGGCCACCCTCCACACCCGGCGCGAGCACTCCCGCTCGCAGGCCCAGCGCCAGGAGTCCAGCGCGCCCGTCCCTCCCGGCCTGCTCCAGCGGCGCCCCACCCTGGTTCCGGTGCCGGCCTCCTCCAGGGAGCCGATGTTGCCCATCCCGTTCTTCTCCTCCCTGGGGCGCGAGGCGTTCCTCGAGGTGCTCGCCGGCGTCGAGCGCCGCGTGTGCAAGCCGGGGGAGCTCATCGTCCCGGAGGGCAGCCCGGGCACCTCCATGTTCATCATCGTCGAGGGCGAGGTGAAGGTGGTGCGCAAGGGCCTGACCAGCCAGCCCCTCATGCTGGCGAAAATGGGTGAGGGTGAGTTCTTCGGAGAGATGGCGCTCCTGTACGAGGGCACCCGGCTCTCCACCGTGGTGGCCACCTCCGAGTGCGTGCTGCTGGAGTTCTCCCGCAAGCGCATGGAGACCATTGCCGCGCGCTTCCCCCAGCTCAACCAGGTGGTGCACCGGCTCTACCGGCAGCGGCTGCTGGCCAACGCGCTGCGCAGCAACCCGCTCTTCGCCGCATGGCCCGAGGATCTCCAGCAGGCGGTGTCCGAGGCCTTCTCCCCCGTCTCCGTCGCGGAGGGCGAGGAGATCCTCACCCGAGGCAAGCCCGCGCAGGCGCTCTACCTGGTGCTGCGCGGCCGCTGCGTCGCCTTCCACCAGCACGTGGATGGCCACGAGACGCCCTACCCGGAGATGGCCGAGGGCGACCTCTTCGGGGAGATTTCCCTGTTCCGCAGCAAGCTGGCCACCGCCTCGGTGCGGGCCACGACGTCCTGCGTGCTGCTGAAGCTGGACTCGGCGAGCCTCGAGCGGCTCCTGCCTCACCACCCGATGCTGCGCCAGGAGCTGCAGCGGCTGGGCGCCGAGCGCATGCTGCGCACCACGATGCTGCTGTGCGGCCGCCCCATCCCCGTGGGCGACACGCGCGTCTGA